Proteins from a genomic interval of Lactococcus protaetiae:
- a CDS encoding SGNH/GDSL hydrolase family protein, producing the protein MSEETKALTLNPQLEAFQNNLLKKYDKENQNIPKGQILFVGSSLMEIFPIEQWQAEGKVKFSKHIYNRAVRATTTHFLLEHINTQIFDLAPSKIFINIGTNDIGFQVPENEFLSNYDKILRQIKEKLPLCEVYVMRYYPINNVAFGNDMDEKTLFETRSNEAFQDASDKIAKLAGKYNFHFIDANEDLADQSGNLKKELTFDGAHMLPNGYEIVLNNLKKYL; encoded by the coding sequence ATGTCAGAAGAAACCAAAGCGTTAACGTTAAACCCTCAACTTGAAGCCTTTCAAAATAATTTACTTAAAAAATATGATAAGGAAAATCAAAACATTCCCAAAGGGCAAATCCTTTTTGTCGGAAGTTCACTTATGGAGATTTTTCCAATTGAGCAGTGGCAAGCAGAAGGCAAAGTCAAATTTAGCAAGCACATCTACAATCGTGCTGTTCGAGCTACAACCACTCATTTTTTACTTGAACATATCAATACTCAGATTTTTGATCTTGCACCGAGTAAAATTTTTATCAATATCGGTACAAATGATATTGGATTTCAAGTTCCAGAAAACGAATTTCTCTCAAATTATGACAAAATTCTTCGCCAGATAAAAGAAAAGCTCCCTCTTTGTGAAGTTTATGTTATGCGCTACTATCCGATTAATAACGTAGCGTTTGGAAATGATATGGACGAGAAAACTCTATTTGAAACACGGAGTAATGAAGCGTTTCAAGATGCAAGCGATAAAATCGCAAAACTTGCTGGGAAGTACAATTTTCATTTTATTGATGCAAATGAAGATTTAGCTGACCAATCAGGTAATTTAAAAAAAGAACTGACCTTTGATGGCGCCCATATGCTGCCAAATGGCTATGAGATTGTCCTCAATAATCTCAAAAAATATTTGTGA
- a CDS encoding flavodoxin domain-containing protein, translating to MKTLIAYAGKTGNTAKCARQLAIHLNNVTLVDLNAEQVNPADFEAIIIASPVYSHKFEPSVKNFIKTYLSILQDKPFAAFVTMVEYDTFNKVITREIPEALRNKAIAIENFGGEVNNLSPFGWHDKLIAKSMVKLESKKHPIEFLADAPQNFNEQLKKASWT from the coding sequence ATGAAAACTCTTATCGCCTATGCAGGAAAAACAGGCAATACAGCGAAATGTGCGAGACAGCTCGCCATTCACTTAAATAATGTCACACTGGTAGACTTAAATGCAGAGCAAGTGAATCCAGCAGATTTTGAAGCAATTATCATTGCAAGTCCAGTTTATAGTCATAAATTTGAACCATCAGTGAAGAATTTCATCAAAACATATTTGAGCATTTTACAAGATAAACCATTCGCTGCCTTTGTTACAATGGTGGAGTATGATACTTTCAATAAAGTGATTACAAGAGAAATTCCAGAAGCTTTGCGTAATAAAGCAATTGCTATCGAAAATTTTGGTGGAGAAGTGAACAATCTATCTCCTTTTGGTTGGCACGATAAACTCATTGCCAAATCAATGGTCAAGCTAGAAAGTAAAAAGCATCCGATTGAATTTTTAGCTGATGCACCACAAAATTTTAATGAACAACTCAAAAAAGCAAGCTGGACATAA
- a CDS encoding MarR family winged helix-turn-helix transcriptional regulator, whose amino-acid sequence MSEKTNNLLHLFSKLLRNPNVLFALRADKISNQMKNRGNRNGAQGLLVELWNKDGLTNAEIAELLDIKPSSVTAQVKQLEEAQMVERHQDENDKRVSRVFLTDKGRAVKEERAEFHDDLSENIFGSLTDEEQVQLLDLMEKLVANNNPKDEKDYQRMARMFGDPMMENLQNAHDRHVFGNHMRREMQNWQREMQRQGRDMKRANNDMRRAMRDSMPFGEDWKNLGRMMKDSFRKNFGGSDDADFNEHWENFSNEMKNRFGDREGWDGHGFDDGHGYGGPRGYFDRKREDFRSQPGFDKDKEPKGPENWDDF is encoded by the coding sequence ATGTCTGAAAAAACAAATAACTTATTACACCTTTTCTCAAAACTTTTACGTAATCCCAATGTTTTATTTGCCTTGCGCGCAGATAAAATTTCTAATCAAATGAAAAATCGCGGCAATCGCAACGGTGCCCAAGGATTACTTGTCGAGCTATGGAATAAAGACGGTCTTACCAATGCTGAAATCGCTGAACTCCTTGATATAAAACCTTCAAGTGTGACTGCCCAAGTCAAACAACTTGAAGAAGCCCAAATGGTTGAGCGTCATCAAGATGAAAATGACAAACGTGTCAGTCGCGTTTTCCTAACTGATAAAGGCCGTGCAGTTAAAGAAGAACGTGCAGAGTTTCATGATGACTTATCAGAAAATATTTTTGGCAGTTTGACAGATGAAGAACAAGTTCAACTCTTAGACTTGATGGAAAAACTCGTTGCAAACAATAATCCAAAAGATGAAAAAGACTATCAAAGGATGGCACGGATGTTTGGCGACCCAATGATGGAAAATCTCCAAAACGCCCATGACCGTCATGTTTTCGGAAATCATATGCGTCGTGAAATGCAAAATTGGCAACGTGAAATGCAACGTCAAGGACGTGATATGAAACGCGCCAATAATGATATGCGCCGTGCAATGCGTGATTCAATGCCGTTTGGTGAAGACTGGAAAAATCTTGGCAGAATGATGAAAGATAGTTTCCGTAAAAACTTTGGCGGTAGTGACGATGCTGATTTCAATGAACACTGGGAAAACTTTTCAAATGAAATGAAAAACCGATTTGGCGATCGTGAAGGCTGGGATGGTCATGGTTTTGATGATGGTCATGGCTATGGAGGTCCAAGAGGCTACTTCGATCGCAAACGCGAAGATTTCCGTAGCCAGCCTGGTTTTGATAAAGATAAAGAACCAAAAGGACCAGAAAACTGGGATGATTTCTAA